The genomic segment GCGACCCCTCCACCTCATGATCTATAGCTTTTCCAATGTCGTGGAACAAGCCGCTCTTTTTGGCAATCATAACATCCGCACCAATTTCCGCGGCAAGCGCGCCCGCAATATGGCACACCTCCAGTGAATGCATCAAAACATTCTGACCGTAACTTGTGCGGTATCGCAAACGGCCAAGAAGCCACACAAGCTTTGGGTCTATACCGACAATACCGGCATCGTACATTGCCGCTTCTCCCGCCTCGCGAATCTTGTCGGAGATTTCCTCTTTTGATTTCATCACCGCTTCTTCAATACGCGCGGGCTGAATACGGCCGTCGGCGATAAGCTTTTCGAGGGTCAATTTTGCAATATGCCTGCGCACTGCGTCAAAACCGGAAATGACAATTGCCTCTGGGGTATCATCAATGATAAGCTCTACGCCAGTCATTTTTTCAAGCGTTTTTATGTTCCTTCCCTCTTTGCCTATGATGCGTCCTTTTATTTCGTCACTTGGTAGAGAAACTGTTGTAGTGGTGATTTCCGCTGTTTGAGGAGCGGCGTAACGCTGTACCGCAACAGTGACAATATCTTTGGCGCGCGCGTTTAATTCATCACGTCCATACTGCTCCAATTTTTCCATGTGAGCATAGAGTTCTGTTTTGTAATCTTTTTCAACATTAGAAAAAAGCTCTTGTTTGGCTTCAGCAACGCTAAGTCCTGATACACGCTCAAGCTCTTTTGTTTTTTGATTGTGCAGCTCTTCAACATTTTCTTTAATCGCGCGCACTTGCTCTGTTTTTTGTTGCAGTTCTTGTTCTTTTTGTGCGTAGCTTGCCTCGCGCGCGTCAAAAAGTTCATCTTTCTTCAAAAGACGTTGTTCTAGTCTTGCGAGTTGTTTTTTGGTTTCTTGTTCTTCGCGTTTTACTTCTTCAAGAATTTGCGCGGCCTTATCTCGCGCCTGCGAAAGAGTGGATTGGGCTTTAGCTTGCGCGTCTGCGGTAATCTTGCTCATACGGGCTTCTAGCGAACCTTCTTGCTTCTTGGCTATTGTTTGACGACTGTAGTATCCAAGAAAAACTCCTATTACCAACGCAACGAACCCCACTAAAAAGGGAAGATATGCTGTCATAGATTAGTTTGATGATTAAAATTAACATTGTGCTGCATTATTCTATCTGCAATGCAATGTAGGCAGGATAGCATTTTTCAAAGCTCGTGTCAAAACAAACGAGGTTTTGAATACAGAATCAAGAATACTGAATACGGGAACGTCTGCTAAACAGTTAGTATTCTGTACCAAACAAAAACAACACAAAGTGTTATAATACTAATATGCCTGACAAAAAAAAATTTATTCTAGCCATTCTTGACGGATGGGGAATTGCGCCGCAGCGTCCGGGCAATGCCGTTTTTGAAGCAAAAACACCAACAATGGACGTTCTTACGAGGAGTTATCCTTATTTTTTACTGCAAGCATCTGGTATCGGCGTTGGTCTTCCGTGGGGAGAGGAAGGAAATAGCGAAGTTGGACACCTTAATATCGGCGCCGGCAAAATTGTATTTCAATACCTTCCTCGCATTATTGCCGCTATCCGCGATGGATCTTTTTTTCAGAACCCTGCATTTCTAAAGGCAACCAACCATGTGAGACAAAATAATTCTACCCTTCACATGATGGGCCTTTTATCTTCAGGCAGCGTACATAGCTATATTGACCATCTTTATTCGCTTCTCACCCTAGCAAAACAACAAGAAATCGACAATGTCGTTGTGCATGTATTCACTGACGGCAAGGATAGCCCCCCAACCGAAGGAGCGACGTTTATACGCAATTTGCAAGAACGTATGAGCTCAGAACAGACGGGGGCTATGGGCACTATAATGGGCAGAAACTACGCGATGGACCGTAATCAGCGCTGGGAGTTAACGCGCCGCGCGTACAATTTGCTCACAAAAGGTATTGGAAATAAAACCACCGATCCCGTCGCCTATCTTCAAAATTCGTATGCTCAAGGGATTAATGATACCGATATCGAACCGGCTGTCATTGTGCCGCCTAACAGTCCCGATCAACCCCCTGCTTTAATAAAAGACAATGATGCTATCATTTTTTTTAATTTCCGCGAGGATAGCGCGCGACAGCTAACGCGAATATTTGTGATGCCGCCAGCGCAAGAAAATATCGAGGTTGAGGAAGGAGAGGCATACCAACAACTAAAAAACATAGTATTTGTTGGATTGACAAATTACGATCCGCTTCTTCCTATTGATGTTGCGTTTATGAATGAAACCATTGCTTGGCCGCTAGGGCGCGTCCTATCAAAGGCGGGATATCACCAGCTTCATATTGCAGAAACCGAAAAATATGCGCACGTGACATACTTTCTAAATGGCCAACAGGAAAGGCCATTCGAGGGCGAAGAGCGCCAGCTTATTCCGTCGGTAGGCACGCCGCACTACGACCAGTTCCCCGAAATGGGCGCGCCGAAGATAACGCAATATATAGAAGAGCACTTCAGTAGGTTCGACTGCGCGATAGTAAACTATGCAAACGCCGACATGCTGGGGCACACCGGCAACCTTGCCGCAACGATTGAGGGCGTGCGTACGGTGGACACATGCATCAATCGGCTGCTTGCTCTAGCGCAGGGGAATGATGCCTATCTTTTTATCACCGCGGACCACGGCAACGCGGAGCAGATGCGCGACCCGCGCACAGCAACCATACGCACACAACACACCGTAAACCCCGTTCCCTTCTTGGTGGTACACGAGTCGCTACGCCATCATGGCATGTTCGTAGGCATTGCGGGACAGGAGCCAACGGGGTTGCTTTCAGATGTAGCGCCCACTATTTTGCATCTAATAAATAT from the Candidatus Spechtbacteria bacterium genome contains:
- the rny gene encoding ribonuclease Y, which codes for MTAYLPFLVGFVALVIGVFLGYYSRQTIAKKQEGSLEARMSKITADAQAKAQSTLSQARDKAAQILEEVKREEQETKKQLARLEQRLLKKDELFDAREASYAQKEQELQQKTEQVRAIKENVEELHNQKTKELERVSGLSVAEAKQELFSNVEKDYKTELYAHMEKLEQYGRDELNARAKDIVTVAVQRYAAPQTAEITTTTVSLPSDEIKGRIIGKEGRNIKTLEKMTGVELIIDDTPEAIVISGFDAVRRHIAKLTLEKLIADGRIQPARIEEAVMKSKEEISDKIREAGEAAMYDAGIVGIDPKLVWLLGRLRYRTSYGQNVLMHSLEVCHIAGALAAEIGADVMIAKKSGLFHDIGKAIDHEVEGSHVEIGRNLLKKFGVSEDVIKAMQSHHEEYPYETLESRIVQAADAISAARPGARKDTLENYIRRLSELEQVATSFVGVEKAYAIQAGREVRVFVTPETIDDLTAKTLAHDIANRVQSDLQYPGEIKVVVIRETRAIEYAR
- a CDS encoding 2,3-bisphosphoglycerate-independent phosphoglycerate mutase, with translation MPDKKKFILAILDGWGIAPQRPGNAVFEAKTPTMDVLTRSYPYFLLQASGIGVGLPWGEEGNSEVGHLNIGAGKIVFQYLPRIIAAIRDGSFFQNPAFLKATNHVRQNNSTLHMMGLLSSGSVHSYIDHLYSLLTLAKQQEIDNVVVHVFTDGKDSPPTEGATFIRNLQERMSSEQTGAMGTIMGRNYAMDRNQRWELTRRAYNLLTKGIGNKTTDPVAYLQNSYAQGINDTDIEPAVIVPPNSPDQPPALIKDNDAIIFFNFREDSARQLTRIFVMPPAQENIEVEEGEAYQQLKNIVFVGLTNYDPLLPIDVAFMNETIAWPLGRVLSKAGYHQLHIAETEKYAHVTYFLNGQQERPFEGEERQLIPSVGTPHYDQFPEMGAPKITQYIEEHFSRFDCAIVNYANADMLGHTGNLAATIEGVRTVDTCINRLLALAQGNDAYLFITADHGNAEQMRDPRTATIRTQHTVNPVPFLVVHESLRHHGMFVGIAGQEPTGLLSDVAPTILHLINILPPPTMTGKNLLAG